In Pajaroellobacter abortibovis, the following are encoded in one genomic region:
- the hemG gene encoding protoporphyrinogen oxidase, which translates to MTKIAIIGGGISGLSLAHALSYRSEASFDPMTVHVFEKKERWGGNIVTEYFDGCTLDAGPDSWVARKSSVLELIRSIGLEDELIEVEPSARRVYRVGDSPRLQPMPEGFMLGIPASWSALWQTPLFSWKGKLRIACEPFVPSKSWERQGDESIGDFFMRRFGEEMTYRMAAPLLGGIFAGDIFKISLRATFPQLIEAEMHAGSLVKAIRAERKRLRSHPLSKGHGPFLSLKRGMGSLVERLVSSLEKGGVHFHLSAPIERIERCASSSGPPFRVYRAGDSPFLADRVVLAIPTHAAASLLREIYPECAQELDTIPYTSVATVFLAYPKDRIAHPLDAAGVLIPRESGRKVLAATWISSKWAHRAPPSTALLRIFFGGSGREEIVSAEDRVLVQLAREEVKYQLSIDGEPSWVRVFRFLKTSLQPPLAHLKHMEILKKEIESEGPIHLLGGSVVSMPDCISQAFELAYRLTAQLSRSIS; encoded by the coding sequence GTGACAAAAATAGCAATTATCGGAGGTGGAATTTCTGGCCTCTCTTTGGCTCACGCGCTTTCTTATCGTTCAGAAGCATCTTTTGATCCAATGACTGTTCATGTCTTTGAAAAAAAAGAAAGATGGGGAGGAAATATTGTGACAGAATATTTCGATGGGTGTACGTTGGATGCGGGGCCTGACTCCTGGGTGGCTCGCAAGTCCTCTGTCTTGGAGTTGATTCGTTCCATTGGATTAGAAGATGAACTGATTGAAGTTGAGCCCAGTGCGCGGCGGGTGTACCGGGTGGGGGACTCTCCCCGATTACAGCCTATGCCTGAGGGATTTATGCTTGGAATCCCTGCCAGTTGGTCTGCGTTGTGGCAAACCCCCCTTTTCTCTTGGAAAGGGAAGCTTCGGATCGCCTGCGAGCCTTTCGTTCCGTCTAAGTCCTGGGAGAGGCAGGGCGATGAGTCGATAGGAGACTTCTTTATGCGCCGTTTCGGGGAAGAGATGACCTATCGCATGGCTGCTCCCCTTTTGGGGGGGATTTTCGCTGGGGATATTTTTAAGATTTCCCTTCGTGCAACGTTTCCTCAATTGATTGAAGCGGAAATGCATGCAGGTTCTCTTGTAAAAGCGATACGTGCGGAAAGGAAGAGGCTACGGTCGCATCCTTTGTCCAAAGGGCATGGACCTTTTCTATCTCTTAAGCGAGGGATGGGTTCTCTTGTGGAGCGGCTTGTATCGTCTTTGGAAAAAGGAGGGGTGCACTTTCATCTTAGTGCCCCTATTGAACGGATTGAACGTTGTGCTTCTTCTTCTGGTCCTCCCTTTCGAGTGTACCGGGCAGGGGATTCTCCTTTCCTTGCTGACAGGGTGGTTCTGGCAATTCCGACCCATGCGGCAGCTTCTCTTTTGCGTGAGATCTATCCCGAGTGCGCTCAAGAGCTGGATACCATCCCCTATACATCCGTGGCGACTGTATTTCTGGCCTATCCAAAGGATCGGATCGCGCATCCACTGGATGCGGCTGGTGTTCTTATCCCGCGTGAATCTGGCCGGAAAGTTCTGGCAGCTACCTGGATTTCAAGTAAGTGGGCTCATCGTGCTCCTCCGTCTACCGCTCTTTTGCGCATTTTCTTCGGAGGGAGTGGGCGTGAGGAGATTGTCAGTGCGGAAGATCGAGTTCTCGTTCAATTGGCAAGGGAGGAAGTAAAATACCAACTATCCATCGATGGAGAGCCTAGTTGGGTGCGCGTGTTTCGGTTTTTAAAAACTTCCCTTCAGCCTCCTTTAGCGCATCTCAAACATATGGAAATTCTGAAAAAGGAAATAGAAAGTGAGGGGCCGATTCATCTTCTCGGAGGGAGTGTTGTGAGTATGCCTGACTGTATCTCGCAGGCTTTCGAGCTTGCATATCGGTTAACAGCTCAGCTTTCTCGATCCATCTCTTGA